CGCATTGGATTCGCCAAAGGAACAGCGGCCATCATCCTCGTCGGTTTCGTCTGCCTGCCGCCACGCGCCAGCCAGAGCCAGGCGATCGTCCTCGACCTCACGAACCTGGTTCAGAACATCCTCATTGCGGTCGAGCAGACGCTGAGTGTCGCTGAAGAGGTGCAGATGGTTGCGAACCAGGGCACCCAGATCCTGCAGCAGGTCCAACAGCTCCAGAACGAGCTCGACATGCTTCAGAACATGGTGGTCAATACGACACCGGCCGGAACCGTTGCCTGGGGCGACGTTCAACGCGCGCTAAGCAGTCTCGGTCGGACGGTGCAGATCGGTCTCTCGATCCCTTACACGCTCGGGAACGTCGACAGTGTCTTCCAGAGCCGATTTCCGGGCTTCGTGCCTCCCACTGATTGGGCGGCGGAGTACGACTCCTGGTCGACCACCGCACTCGACACGTTGCGGGGAACGCTCGCCTCTGCCGGCCAGAACGTTGCGGACGCGCCGAGCGTGCAGGCGGCGCTCAACAGGCTGCGCTCCGCCAACGATTCCGCTCAGGGACGGCTCGAAGCCCTCCAGGTCGGCAACCAGATCGCGAGCCTCCAGGTGGAAGAGGCCGCCAAGCTCCGCCAGCTGTTCGCCGCGCAGATCAACGCGCAGAACACCTACCTCGGCGCCCAGGAGGCGAAAGCTGCCGGTTCCGCCGCGGCGTTCAATGCTTGGATCGGCAACGGGTCCATGGTCGTACCCGTCTCCAGGCCGAGCCAAGGCCTGGGCGCCGTTCCGCGACCCTAACCGAACGGCGACCGCTCTCCGATGACCTCCATCCTCACCAACCTCGTCCTTGCGTTCCAGGCTGCGACTGCCGGCTGGTTCGCAGCGCTCTTCCCCATCGCTCGGAACCTGTTCTTCACGCTGGCCACGATCGAAATTGTCTGGGCCGCATCGTTGTGGGTGCTCGAGCGCGACGATCCGACGCAGATCTTCGTCCAGTTCCTGAAGCGCATCATCGCGATCGGTTTCTTCCTGGCTGTTCTCACCTTCGCCGACGTCTGGATTCCCGCGATCATCGACGGCTTCGCGACGGCAGGGCAGATCGCCGGTGGGCTCCCGGAACTCAACCCCAGCACCGTGATCGACCAAGGCATTGCGGTGGCGTCTTCGCTCATTTCGAGCATCAGCGTGGCCGGCTGGTTCACGTCGCCTGGGGGAAACTTCGTCGCGGCAATCGCCGCACTGCTGGCTTTTCTGGCGTTCGTGGTGATCGCGGGCCAGCTCGCGCTGGCGCTGATCGAGATGTACGTGGTGATTGGCGGCGGCGTGCTGCTGCTGGGCTTTGCCGGCTCGCGCTGGACGATGCCGTTCGCAGAGCGCTACCTGAGCTACGCCGTCGCCATCGGGATCAAGCTGTTCGTGCTCTATCTGATCATCGGCGTTGGCACGGCCCTGGCTGCCTCCTGGGGGCCCACCCTCGCCGGGGTTGGAACGTCGCCGACGGATCTCTTCGCGATCCTGGGCGCTTCCCTCGTCTACATGATCGTGGCGTGGCAGATCCCGTCGTTCGCCTCGGCGCTGATCGGGGGCTCGGTCAACATGACTCTTGGGACCGCGATCTATACGGGTGGCTCGATGGCTGCAATGGCCGTAGGCGTGACGGGCATCGCTGCGCGAGCCGCCGCCTCTGGAGCCCGTGGGACGACGGCCATCCTGGAAGCCGGCCGCTACGCGCGAGATGCCCGCGCTGCAGGCAGCACTGGCATGGTGGGTTCCGTGGCCGGCGGGGTCTCTGCTCTCGCTACTGAGGCTGTTGGGTCCCGAGCCCGTCGGGTCGCTGGCATTCCCGCGGCGAGGACGGCAGTTGCCCTACGGGATCGCCGCATTGCTCGGTTCGGTGATCCCACGAACCAGGCGGCTCCGGCTCGTCTTCCGGCTCCGAACTCCGGAACCGGAACGGCCGGCAACAGTCCGTCGCGAGATGTCGCCGCGCCGTCTTCGCCCCGGTCCGGCCCTGATCACAAGCAGAACTGACGAGGTCAACCCTACATGCGTCCTTCCAAGAATCCCTACCTGTCAGGCCGACTCGAGTGGAACGAGCGCTACCACGGCTTCATTCGCGGCAAGCGCAATTGGCAGATCATCGCGGTAGTCGCTTTGGTTGTGAACGCGCTGCTGGGGTTCGGGATCCTCTGGCAGGCATCTCAGAGCCGGGTGACTCCCTACGTCGTTCAGGTGGACGAACTCGGCCAGACCCTCGT
Above is a genomic segment from bacterium containing:
- the trbL gene encoding P-type conjugative transfer protein TrbL; the protein is MTSILTNLVLAFQAATAGWFAALFPIARNLFFTLATIEIVWAASLWVLERDDPTQIFVQFLKRIIAIGFFLAVLTFADVWIPAIIDGFATAGQIAGGLPELNPSTVIDQGIAVASSLISSISVAGWFTSPGGNFVAAIAALLAFLAFVVIAGQLALALIEMYVVIGGGVLLLGFAGSRWTMPFAERYLSYAVAIGIKLFVLYLIIGVGTALAASWGPTLAGVGTSPTDLFAILGASLVYMIVAWQIPSFASALIGGSVNMTLGTAIYTGGSMAAMAVGVTGIAARAAASGARGTTAILEAGRYARDARAAGSTGMVGSVAGGVSALATEAVGSRARRVAGIPAARTAVALRDRRIARFGDPTNQAAPARLPAPNSGTGTAGNSPSRDVAAPSSPRSGPDHKQN
- the trbJ gene encoding P-type conjugative transfer protein TrbJ, yielding MTRSKRIGFAKGTAAIILVGFVCLPPRASQSQAIVLDLTNLVQNILIAVEQTLSVAEEVQMVANQGTQILQQVQQLQNELDMLQNMVVNTTPAGTVAWGDVQRALSSLGRTVQIGLSIPYTLGNVDSVFQSRFPGFVPPTDWAAEYDSWSTTALDTLRGTLASAGQNVADAPSVQAALNRLRSANDSAQGRLEALQVGNQIASLQVEEAAKLRQLFAAQINAQNTYLGAQEAKAAGSAAAFNAWIGNGSMVVPVSRPSQGLGAVPRP